One segment of Spirochaetota bacterium DNA contains the following:
- a CDS encoding 4-fold beta flower protein gives MLFPLFDKDCDHVGWIEPGKFIYDTDINCIAFIINNNAWSVESGNWLGPVQGLLCFDTNGKLVFWNPKEKITGTVNAPRPSRQILTTKPPQPAKPSDPAKPAKPKVSKDIWSDLSFFSWLSQ, from the coding sequence ATGTTATTTCCATTGTTTGACAAAGATTGTGATCATGTTGGATGGATTGAACCCGGCAAGTTCATCTATGATACGGATATTAATTGTATTGCATTTATTATAAACAATAATGCATGGTCAGTAGAATCCGGAAACTGGCTGGGGCCGGTGCAGGGGCTTTTGTGTTTTGATACCAATGGCAAGCTTGTTTTCTGGAATCCAAAAGAAAAAATAACAGGTACGGTAAATGCTCCACGCCCAAGCAGGCAGATTCTTACCACTAAACCGCCTCAACCGGCAAAACCGTCTGATCCAGCTAAACCGGCAAAGCCAAAGGTTAGCAAGGATATATGGTCAGATTTGTCATTTTTTAGCTGGCTGTCGCAGTAG